The Saprospiraceae bacterium genome includes a window with the following:
- a CDS encoding uridine kinase, which yields MSLKNSNSFIIGISGGSGSGKTSFIRDIKEHFTSDEICFLSQDDYYKPRDLQHEDENGIKNFDLPDSIEQDDFYFDLVKLTNGMEVERPEYTFNNDNKEQKTLHFKPAPVIIAEGLFVFQNYRVFDLLDLKILIHATDTQKIIRRIKRDRVERNYPLEDVLYRYEHHVLPSFEAYILPFFNKVDIIVNNNKSYNMGRDMLISFLEKRLKTILLDVE from the coding sequence ATGAGTCTTAAAAATTCAAATTCTTTTATTATTGGAATTTCAGGCGGTAGTGGGTCTGGGAAAACTTCTTTCATTCGGGACATCAAAGAGCACTTTACTTCAGATGAAATTTGCTTTCTTTCTCAGGATGATTACTACAAGCCGAGAGATCTTCAGCACGAAGACGAAAATGGAATAAAAAATTTTGACCTTCCTGATTCGATTGAACAAGATGATTTTTATTTTGATTTAGTCAAGCTGACAAACGGAATGGAAGTCGAAAGACCTGAATACACATTTAATAATGATAATAAAGAACAAAAAACACTACATTTTAAGCCTGCTCCAGTCATTATTGCTGAAGGTCTTTTTGTGTTTCAGAATTACAGGGTTTTTGACCTATTGGATTTAAAAATTCTTATTCATGCTACCGATACTCAAAAGATTATCAGACGTATCAAGAGGGATAGGGTAGAAAGAAATTATCCGTTGGAAGATGTACTTTATAGGTATGAACATCATGTTTTACCATCTTTTGAGGCATACATCCTGCCTTTTTTCAACAAAGTAGATATTATAGTCAATAATAATAAATCCTATAATATGGGAAGGGATATGCTAATCTCTTTTCTCGAAAAAAGACTTAAAACAATTCTACTGGATGTAGAGTAA
- a CDS encoding YigZ family protein: protein MITDTYLTIEKASFGEYKEKGSKFLAYAFPFDHESELDNIMSAIHKEHPKARHYCYAYKIGPDNNRYRINDDGEPSGTAGKPIYGQILSNNLTNIIIIVVRYFGGTKLGASGLIQAYKQSTIAALDEANIIQKTISKTFRLIFDYENMGNILNAIKESGIEIAEKNFNETAEVSIKIRASESEKIIHLLKAAIIHKSPKEINPDEEIEICNIIQED from the coding sequence ATGATAACAGATACTTATCTAACCATCGAAAAAGCCAGCTTTGGAGAATATAAAGAGAAAGGAAGTAAATTCCTGGCCTATGCCTTCCCTTTCGATCATGAATCAGAATTAGACAATATAATGTCTGCCATTCATAAAGAGCATCCCAAAGCCAGACACTACTGCTATGCCTACAAAATCGGTCCGGACAACAATAGATATCGAATCAACGATGATGGGGAACCTTCCGGAACAGCCGGAAAACCCATCTACGGGCAAATTTTAAGTAATAATCTTACAAATATTATAATTATTGTCGTCAGATATTTTGGTGGTACAAAACTGGGAGCATCAGGACTGATTCAGGCATATAAACAATCCACTATAGCAGCCTTAGATGAAGCAAATATTATCCAAAAAACAATATCAAAAACTTTCAGGCTTATTTTTGATTATGAAAACATGGGCAATATACTGAACGCTATCAAAGAATCGGGTATAGAAATTGCAGAAAAAAACTTTAATGAAACCGCTGAAGTAAGTATAAAAATCAGAGCATCAGAATCAGAAAAAATAATTCATCTTCTGAAAGCAGCAATCATACATAAAAGCCCGAAAGAAATTAATCCTGATGAAGAAATAGAAATTTGCAACATTATACAGGAAGACTAA